A part of Salmo salar chromosome ssa18, Ssal_v3.1, whole genome shotgun sequence genomic DNA contains:
- the LOC106577573 gene encoding myb/SANT-like DNA-binding domain-containing protein 1, whose protein sequence is MATKDSFSYLFLGHSEKHRRARNWTDAEMKGLLYVWEQNVAKLKKCKRNAKIYEKMAQKFFELTGEQRHREEIKMKITNMSFQYRQVKMKCTTNENGGTPDWPYYKAIEKILAKTADNGTVNPFDFQSSGPSTEASMSHAEGLHMGVLPEYTGSSDEMEMREDLGGSESSGSLHSGLPCPDSHPAPAKRTKVHQHLSLKRWKLKVMEAMLQEQRKVSRAVEETCREVRRVMHQQNFLQVQSLQLQEHMMNLLEKMIQPPAAPTPAWGAAAQPGVKEPGQG, encoded by the exons ATGGCCACCAAGGACAGTTTCAGTTACCTCTTCTTGGGCCACAGCGAGAAGCACAGAAGGGCCCGAAACTGGACCGATGCGGAGATGAAGGGGCTCCTGTACGTCTGGGAACAGAACGTCGCCAAGCTGAAGAAATGCAAGAGGAATGCCAAGATCTATGAGAAAATGGCCCAGAAGTTCTTCGAGCTCACGGGAGAACAGCGCCACCGGGAGGAGATCAAGATGAAAATCACAAACATGTCTTTCCAGTACAGGCAAGT GAAAATGAAGTGCACGACCAATGAGAATGGAGGTACCCCGGACTGGCCATACTACAAAGCCATAGAAAAGATCCTCGCCAAGACTGCCGATAATGGGACTGTGAACCCATTTGACTTCCAGTCTTCGGGCCCCTCCACGGAGGCCTCGATGTCCCATGCGGAGGGCCTCCACATGGGCGTCCTTCCGGAGTACACAGGCTCCTCTGATGAGATGGAGATGAGGGAGGACCTGGGTGGATCGGAGAGCTCTGGCAGTCTGCATTCCGGGCTTCCCTGTCCTGA TTCCCACCCGGCACCGGCCAAGAGGACAAAAGTACACCAGCACCTCTCCCTGAAGCGGTGGAAGCTGAAGGTGATGGAGGCAATGCTGCAGGAGCAGCGGAAGGTGAGCCGGGCGGTGGAGGAGACATGCCGCGAGGTGCGCCGCGTCATGCACCAGCAGAACTTCCTCCAGGTGCAGAGCCTACAGCTCCAGGAGCACATGATGAACCTGCTGGAGAAGATGATTCAGCCACCCGCTGCCCCCACACCTGCCTGGGGTGCTGCTGCCCAGCCAGGGGTCAAAGAGCCAGGGCAGGGGTGA
- the LOC106577571 gene encoding E3 ubiquitin-protein ligase DTX1 isoform X3: MLLASAVVVWEWLNEHGRWRPYSPAVSHHIEAVIRNDPRGGSVVLGQVDSRLSPYIIDLHSMHQFRQDTVLWRDPRLSTVTPGTLRPVRRSFYDPTSAPGQGWLWEWENDTGSWTAYDTEVGIAIQAARDRQQPWLDLAALGFCYLIDFQSMTQINGQTQRCRRIQRRSDLAYPLVSGPLPKTHHAWGPSPGGLPGVGVSGVGMGNGSAYPSGALPASAITSLGQPCACQQCMLVLSVKAGAMATAHTLGRRPPQNKPPSPKLGGGYSAMGGSYSLTLPRPPSSMARSLSPHRTSAGGASGGVGVGSGFAHSLSLLGSATAALSLTSTRPPPPPLPSLPPPPPPPPSSIASSAILPSSSSFSMASSGPPSMPAPAPLLISTAASSCTPSPSARVLGPVSSTAAACAAPLPPRASLAGLSRPALQRIAMAQSRALIASGVPTVPVKNLNGSSPVHPALAGITGILMSAAGLPVCLTRPPKLVLHPPPVSKSDIKPVPGLGHCCRKTTKKQARKGKTPEEVVKRYLQKVRNPPEEDCTICMEALAGPSGYKGPGVGGIQRAESVGRLAQCGHQYHLQCLVAMYNNGNKDGSLQCPTCKTIYGVKTGNQPPGKMEYHVIPHSLPGHPDCKTIRIIYNIPPGIQGPEHPNPGKPFTARGFPRHCYLPDSEKGRKVLKLLLVAWDRRLIFSVGTSSTTGESDTVIWNEVHHKTEFGSNLTGHGYPDPGHLDNVLEELKAQGITEEECLLRD; encoded by the exons ATGTTACTAGCGTCGGCCGTGGTGGTATGGGAATGGCTGAACGAGCACGGGCGCTGGCGGCCTTACAGCCCGGCCGTCTCTCACCACATCGAGGCAGTCATCCGCAACGACCCACGGGGTGGTAGTGTTGTCTTAGGCCAGGTGGACTCTCGCCTCTCGCCCTACATCATCGACTTGCATTCCATGCACCAGTTCCGACAAGATACAG TTCTGTGGCGTGACCCTCGTCTCTCTACCGTTACCCCAGGTACCCTCCGACCGGTGCGTCGCAGCTTCTACGACCCCACGTCGGCGCCGGGTCAGGGCTGGCTGTGGGAGTGGGAGAACGACACAGGCTCGTGGACAGCCTACGACACAGAGGTGGGCATTGCCATCCAGGCAGCACGCGACCGTCAGCAGCCCTGGCTAGACCTGGCGGCACTGGGCTTCTGCTACCTCATCGACTTTCAGAGCATGACCCAGATCAACGGGCAGACGCAGCGCTGCCGCCGCATCCAACGCCGCTCCGACCTGGCTTACCCTCTGGTGTCTGGGCCCCTTCCCAAGACACACCACGCCTGGGGACCAAGCCCTGGAGGACTACCTGGGGTGGGGGTTTCCGGAGTGGGCATGGGGAACGGTAGCGCCTACCCCAGCGGCGCCCTGCCGGCCTCTGCCATCACATCGCTGGGCCAGCCCTGCGCCTGTCAGCAATGCATGCTGGTCCTGAGCGTCAAGGCAGGCGCCATGGCGACAGCTCACACCCTGGGCAGGAGGCCGCCTCAGAACAAGCCGCCTAGTCCCAAACTAGGTGGTGGTTACTCGGCCATGGGGGGGTCTTACTCGCTGACTCTCCCCCGCCCCCCCTCCTCCATGGCCAGGTCCTTGTCCCCCCACAGGACGTCCGCGGGCGGGGCTAGCGGTGGTGTAGGGGTCGGCAGCGGCTTCGCCCACTCGCTCTCCCTCCTGGGTTCGGCCACCGCCGCACTCTCCCTCACCTCTACCCGGCCCCCTCCCCCGCCTCTACCCTCCCTTCCgcctcctccaccgcctccaccctcctccatcgCGTCCAGTGCCAttcttccttcctcctcttccttctccatggCGTCCTCCGGCCCTCCGTCGATGCCCGCGCCGGCCCCTCTTCTCATCTCCACGGCAGCCTCCTCCTGCACCCCCTCACCCTCCGCCCGGGTCCTGGGGCCCGTGTCTTCAACAGCGGCGGCCTGTGCAGCCCCCCTGCCACCTCGTGCCAGCCTTGCCGGGCTCAGCCGACCCGCCCTGCAGCGCATCGCCATGGCCCAGTCCAGAGCCCTCATCGCCTCCGG TGTCCCAACAGTTCCTGTGAAGAACCTCAATGGATCTAGCCCTGTCCACCCTGCATTGGCAG GTATTACAGGGATCCTGATGAGCGCCGCAGgacttcctgtctgtctgacccGCCCTCCCAAGCTGGTGCTCCACCCCCCACCCGTTAGCAAGAGTGACATAAAGCCCGTCCCCGGCCTCGGCCACTGCTGCCGCAAGACCACCAAGAAGCAGGCTCGCAAAG GCAAGACCCCTGAGGAAGTAGTGAAGAGGTACCTTCAGAAGGTCCGCAACCCCCCAGAGGAGGACTGCACAATCTGCATGGAGGCCCTGGCTGGGCCCTCGGGATACAAGGGCCCCGGAGTTGGGGGAATCCAGCGGGCAGAGTCGGTTGGTCGCCTGGCTCAGTGTGGGCACCAGTACCACCTGCAGTGCTTGGTGGCCATGTACAACAACGGCAACAAGGACGGCAGCCTACAGTGCCCTACCTGCAAGACCATCTACGGCGTGAAGACGGGCAACCAGCCACCGGGCAAGATGGAGTACCACGTCATCCCCCACTCGCTGCCCGGCCACCCTGACTGCAAGACCATCCGCATCATCTACAACATCCCCCCCGGCATCCAG GGGCCTGAGCACCCGAACCCGGGCAAGCCATTCACCGCCCGGGGATTCCCCCGACACTGCTACCTCCCTGATAGCGAGAAGGGACGCAAG GTACTGAAGCTGCTGCTGGTGGCATGGGACCGCCGGCTCATCTTCTCAGTGGGCACGTCCAGCACCACGGGCGAGTCGGACACGGTCATCTGGAACGAAGTGCACCACAAGACTGAGTTTGGCTCCAACCTAACAGGCCATGGCTACCCCGACCCAGGCCACCTGGACAACGTTCTGGAGGAGCTTAAGGCCCAGGGGATCACAGAGGAGGAGTGCCTACTCAGAGACTGA
- the LOC106577571 gene encoding E3 ubiquitin-protein ligase DTX1 isoform X1 encodes MNNDFNDLLIRLNKKTKYCCTCTEYQHGRRRMLLASAVVVWEWLNEHGRWRPYSPAVSHHIEAVIRNDPRGGSVVLGQVDSRLSPYIIDLHSMHQFRQDTVLWRDPRLSTVTPGTLRPVRRSFYDPTSAPGQGWLWEWENDTGSWTAYDTEVGIAIQAARDRQQPWLDLAALGFCYLIDFQSMTQINGQTQRCRRIQRRSDLAYPLVSGPLPKTHHAWGPSPGGLPGVGVSGVGMGNGSAYPSGALPASAITSLGQPCACQQCMLVLSVKAGAMATAHTLGRRPPQNKPPSPKLGGGYSAMGGSYSLTLPRPPSSMARSLSPHRTSAGGASGGVGVGSGFAHSLSLLGSATAALSLTSTRPPPPPLPSLPPPPPPPPSSIASSAILPSSSSFSMASSGPPSMPAPAPLLISTAASSCTPSPSARVLGPVSSTAAACAAPLPPRASLAGLSRPALQRIAMAQSRALIASGVPTVPVKNLNGSSPVHPALAGITGILMSAAGLPVCLTRPPKLVLHPPPVSKSDIKPVPGLGHCCRKTTKKQARKGKTPEEVVKRYLQKVRNPPEEDCTICMEALAGPSGYKGPGVGGIQRAESVGRLAQCGHQYHLQCLVAMYNNGNKDGSLQCPTCKTIYGVKTGNQPPGKMEYHVIPHSLPGHPDCKTIRIIYNIPPGIQGPEHPNPGKPFTARGFPRHCYLPDSEKGRKVLKLLLVAWDRRLIFSVGTSSTTGESDTVIWNEVHHKTEFGSNLTGHGYPDPGHLDNVLEELKAQGITEEECLLRD; translated from the exons ATGAACAACGATTTTAATGATTTATTGATTCGCTTGAACAAAAAAACGAAATATTGTTGCACCTGTACAGAATATCAACATGGAAG GCGTAGGATGTTACTAGCGTCGGCCGTGGTGGTATGGGAATGGCTGAACGAGCACGGGCGCTGGCGGCCTTACAGCCCGGCCGTCTCTCACCACATCGAGGCAGTCATCCGCAACGACCCACGGGGTGGTAGTGTTGTCTTAGGCCAGGTGGACTCTCGCCTCTCGCCCTACATCATCGACTTGCATTCCATGCACCAGTTCCGACAAGATACAG TTCTGTGGCGTGACCCTCGTCTCTCTACCGTTACCCCAGGTACCCTCCGACCGGTGCGTCGCAGCTTCTACGACCCCACGTCGGCGCCGGGTCAGGGCTGGCTGTGGGAGTGGGAGAACGACACAGGCTCGTGGACAGCCTACGACACAGAGGTGGGCATTGCCATCCAGGCAGCACGCGACCGTCAGCAGCCCTGGCTAGACCTGGCGGCACTGGGCTTCTGCTACCTCATCGACTTTCAGAGCATGACCCAGATCAACGGGCAGACGCAGCGCTGCCGCCGCATCCAACGCCGCTCCGACCTGGCTTACCCTCTGGTGTCTGGGCCCCTTCCCAAGACACACCACGCCTGGGGACCAAGCCCTGGAGGACTACCTGGGGTGGGGGTTTCCGGAGTGGGCATGGGGAACGGTAGCGCCTACCCCAGCGGCGCCCTGCCGGCCTCTGCCATCACATCGCTGGGCCAGCCCTGCGCCTGTCAGCAATGCATGCTGGTCCTGAGCGTCAAGGCAGGCGCCATGGCGACAGCTCACACCCTGGGCAGGAGGCCGCCTCAGAACAAGCCGCCTAGTCCCAAACTAGGTGGTGGTTACTCGGCCATGGGGGGGTCTTACTCGCTGACTCTCCCCCGCCCCCCCTCCTCCATGGCCAGGTCCTTGTCCCCCCACAGGACGTCCGCGGGCGGGGCTAGCGGTGGTGTAGGGGTCGGCAGCGGCTTCGCCCACTCGCTCTCCCTCCTGGGTTCGGCCACCGCCGCACTCTCCCTCACCTCTACCCGGCCCCCTCCCCCGCCTCTACCCTCCCTTCCgcctcctccaccgcctccaccctcctccatcgCGTCCAGTGCCAttcttccttcctcctcttccttctccatggCGTCCTCCGGCCCTCCGTCGATGCCCGCGCCGGCCCCTCTTCTCATCTCCACGGCAGCCTCCTCCTGCACCCCCTCACCCTCCGCCCGGGTCCTGGGGCCCGTGTCTTCAACAGCGGCGGCCTGTGCAGCCCCCCTGCCACCTCGTGCCAGCCTTGCCGGGCTCAGCCGACCCGCCCTGCAGCGCATCGCCATGGCCCAGTCCAGAGCCCTCATCGCCTCCGG TGTCCCAACAGTTCCTGTGAAGAACCTCAATGGATCTAGCCCTGTCCACCCTGCATTGGCAG GTATTACAGGGATCCTGATGAGCGCCGCAGgacttcctgtctgtctgacccGCCCTCCCAAGCTGGTGCTCCACCCCCCACCCGTTAGCAAGAGTGACATAAAGCCCGTCCCCGGCCTCGGCCACTGCTGCCGCAAGACCACCAAGAAGCAGGCTCGCAAAG GCAAGACCCCTGAGGAAGTAGTGAAGAGGTACCTTCAGAAGGTCCGCAACCCCCCAGAGGAGGACTGCACAATCTGCATGGAGGCCCTGGCTGGGCCCTCGGGATACAAGGGCCCCGGAGTTGGGGGAATCCAGCGGGCAGAGTCGGTTGGTCGCCTGGCTCAGTGTGGGCACCAGTACCACCTGCAGTGCTTGGTGGCCATGTACAACAACGGCAACAAGGACGGCAGCCTACAGTGCCCTACCTGCAAGACCATCTACGGCGTGAAGACGGGCAACCAGCCACCGGGCAAGATGGAGTACCACGTCATCCCCCACTCGCTGCCCGGCCACCCTGACTGCAAGACCATCCGCATCATCTACAACATCCCCCCCGGCATCCAG GGGCCTGAGCACCCGAACCCGGGCAAGCCATTCACCGCCCGGGGATTCCCCCGACACTGCTACCTCCCTGATAGCGAGAAGGGACGCAAG GTACTGAAGCTGCTGCTGGTGGCATGGGACCGCCGGCTCATCTTCTCAGTGGGCACGTCCAGCACCACGGGCGAGTCGGACACGGTCATCTGGAACGAAGTGCACCACAAGACTGAGTTTGGCTCCAACCTAACAGGCCATGGCTACCCCGACCCAGGCCACCTGGACAACGTTCTGGAGGAGCTTAAGGCCCAGGGGATCACAGAGGAGGAGTGCCTACTCAGAGACTGA
- the LOC106577571 gene encoding E3 ubiquitin-protein ligase DTX1 isoform X2, which translates to MNNDFNDLLIRLNKKTKYCCTCTEYQHGRRRMLLASAVVVWEWLNEHGRWRPYSPAVSHHIEAVIRNDPRGGSVVLGQVDSRLSPYIIDLHSMHQFRQDTGTLRPVRRSFYDPTSAPGQGWLWEWENDTGSWTAYDTEVGIAIQAARDRQQPWLDLAALGFCYLIDFQSMTQINGQTQRCRRIQRRSDLAYPLVSGPLPKTHHAWGPSPGGLPGVGVSGVGMGNGSAYPSGALPASAITSLGQPCACQQCMLVLSVKAGAMATAHTLGRRPPQNKPPSPKLGGGYSAMGGSYSLTLPRPPSSMARSLSPHRTSAGGASGGVGVGSGFAHSLSLLGSATAALSLTSTRPPPPPLPSLPPPPPPPPSSIASSAILPSSSSFSMASSGPPSMPAPAPLLISTAASSCTPSPSARVLGPVSSTAAACAAPLPPRASLAGLSRPALQRIAMAQSRALIASGVPTVPVKNLNGSSPVHPALAGITGILMSAAGLPVCLTRPPKLVLHPPPVSKSDIKPVPGLGHCCRKTTKKQARKGKTPEEVVKRYLQKVRNPPEEDCTICMEALAGPSGYKGPGVGGIQRAESVGRLAQCGHQYHLQCLVAMYNNGNKDGSLQCPTCKTIYGVKTGNQPPGKMEYHVIPHSLPGHPDCKTIRIIYNIPPGIQGPEHPNPGKPFTARGFPRHCYLPDSEKGRKVLKLLLVAWDRRLIFSVGTSSTTGESDTVIWNEVHHKTEFGSNLTGHGYPDPGHLDNVLEELKAQGITEEECLLRD; encoded by the exons ATGAACAACGATTTTAATGATTTATTGATTCGCTTGAACAAAAAAACGAAATATTGTTGCACCTGTACAGAATATCAACATGGAAG GCGTAGGATGTTACTAGCGTCGGCCGTGGTGGTATGGGAATGGCTGAACGAGCACGGGCGCTGGCGGCCTTACAGCCCGGCCGTCTCTCACCACATCGAGGCAGTCATCCGCAACGACCCACGGGGTGGTAGTGTTGTCTTAGGCCAGGTGGACTCTCGCCTCTCGCCCTACATCATCGACTTGCATTCCATGCACCAGTTCCGACAAGATACAG GTACCCTCCGACCGGTGCGTCGCAGCTTCTACGACCCCACGTCGGCGCCGGGTCAGGGCTGGCTGTGGGAGTGGGAGAACGACACAGGCTCGTGGACAGCCTACGACACAGAGGTGGGCATTGCCATCCAGGCAGCACGCGACCGTCAGCAGCCCTGGCTAGACCTGGCGGCACTGGGCTTCTGCTACCTCATCGACTTTCAGAGCATGACCCAGATCAACGGGCAGACGCAGCGCTGCCGCCGCATCCAACGCCGCTCCGACCTGGCTTACCCTCTGGTGTCTGGGCCCCTTCCCAAGACACACCACGCCTGGGGACCAAGCCCTGGAGGACTACCTGGGGTGGGGGTTTCCGGAGTGGGCATGGGGAACGGTAGCGCCTACCCCAGCGGCGCCCTGCCGGCCTCTGCCATCACATCGCTGGGCCAGCCCTGCGCCTGTCAGCAATGCATGCTGGTCCTGAGCGTCAAGGCAGGCGCCATGGCGACAGCTCACACCCTGGGCAGGAGGCCGCCTCAGAACAAGCCGCCTAGTCCCAAACTAGGTGGTGGTTACTCGGCCATGGGGGGGTCTTACTCGCTGACTCTCCCCCGCCCCCCCTCCTCCATGGCCAGGTCCTTGTCCCCCCACAGGACGTCCGCGGGCGGGGCTAGCGGTGGTGTAGGGGTCGGCAGCGGCTTCGCCCACTCGCTCTCCCTCCTGGGTTCGGCCACCGCCGCACTCTCCCTCACCTCTACCCGGCCCCCTCCCCCGCCTCTACCCTCCCTTCCgcctcctccaccgcctccaccctcctccatcgCGTCCAGTGCCAttcttccttcctcctcttccttctccatggCGTCCTCCGGCCCTCCGTCGATGCCCGCGCCGGCCCCTCTTCTCATCTCCACGGCAGCCTCCTCCTGCACCCCCTCACCCTCCGCCCGGGTCCTGGGGCCCGTGTCTTCAACAGCGGCGGCCTGTGCAGCCCCCCTGCCACCTCGTGCCAGCCTTGCCGGGCTCAGCCGACCCGCCCTGCAGCGCATCGCCATGGCCCAGTCCAGAGCCCTCATCGCCTCCGG TGTCCCAACAGTTCCTGTGAAGAACCTCAATGGATCTAGCCCTGTCCACCCTGCATTGGCAG GTATTACAGGGATCCTGATGAGCGCCGCAGgacttcctgtctgtctgacccGCCCTCCCAAGCTGGTGCTCCACCCCCCACCCGTTAGCAAGAGTGACATAAAGCCCGTCCCCGGCCTCGGCCACTGCTGCCGCAAGACCACCAAGAAGCAGGCTCGCAAAG GCAAGACCCCTGAGGAAGTAGTGAAGAGGTACCTTCAGAAGGTCCGCAACCCCCCAGAGGAGGACTGCACAATCTGCATGGAGGCCCTGGCTGGGCCCTCGGGATACAAGGGCCCCGGAGTTGGGGGAATCCAGCGGGCAGAGTCGGTTGGTCGCCTGGCTCAGTGTGGGCACCAGTACCACCTGCAGTGCTTGGTGGCCATGTACAACAACGGCAACAAGGACGGCAGCCTACAGTGCCCTACCTGCAAGACCATCTACGGCGTGAAGACGGGCAACCAGCCACCGGGCAAGATGGAGTACCACGTCATCCCCCACTCGCTGCCCGGCCACCCTGACTGCAAGACCATCCGCATCATCTACAACATCCCCCCCGGCATCCAG GGGCCTGAGCACCCGAACCCGGGCAAGCCATTCACCGCCCGGGGATTCCCCCGACACTGCTACCTCCCTGATAGCGAGAAGGGACGCAAG GTACTGAAGCTGCTGCTGGTGGCATGGGACCGCCGGCTCATCTTCTCAGTGGGCACGTCCAGCACCACGGGCGAGTCGGACACGGTCATCTGGAACGAAGTGCACCACAAGACTGAGTTTGGCTCCAACCTAACAGGCCATGGCTACCCCGACCCAGGCCACCTGGACAACGTTCTGGAGGAGCTTAAGGCCCAGGGGATCACAGAGGAGGAGTGCCTACTCAGAGACTGA